The Salvia miltiorrhiza cultivar Shanhuang (shh) chromosome 1, IMPLAD_Smil_shh, whole genome shotgun sequence genome has a window encoding:
- the LOC131005599 gene encoding probable amidase At4g34880 produces MLLILGVSILLLISDTQTTCHCHPIFPIKEATIQQLQSAFHHNNLTSKQLVQFYLSEIARLNPLLKGVVEVNPDAISLAERADEERERKRRRGEEREGSLPPLHGIPVLLKDNIATKDKLNTTAGSYALLGSVVRRDAGVVAKLRKAGAIVLGKASLSEWANFRSLVAPNGWSGRGGQGKNPYVLSADPCGSSSGSAISVAANMAAVSLGTETDGSILCPSSSNAVVGIKPTVGLTSRAGVVPLSPRQDSVGPMCRTVSDAVYLLDVIVGPDPGDDVATARASKYIPRGGYAQFLKPDGLRGKRLGIVRDPLLTFGDEVVARTFERHLATLRKKGAVLVDNLDNANITKVFSDENGELIALLAEFKIALNYYLGELVTSPVRSLLDVIRFNEKNSDLEMIKEYGQELFLAAEATNGVEKEVLRNLSRLSEFGLVKTMKEKKLDALIGGGDISVVLAIGGFPGISVPAAYDSKGVPVGIVFGGLKGAEPTLIEIAYGFEQATKIRKPPTFLP; encoded by the exons ATGCTACTAATTCTTGGTGTTTCAATCTTACTATTAATCTCAGACACTCAAACAACATGCCATTGCCATCCAATATTCCCCATCAAAGAAGCCACAATCCAACAACTGCAATCTGCCTTCCACCACAACAACCTCACATCGAAGCAGCTCGTCCAATTCTACCTCTCAGAAATCGCGAGGCTCAATCCGCTGCTGAAAGGCGTCGTAGAAGTGAATCCGGATGCAATTTCTCTAGCAGAGAGAGctgatgaggagagagaaaggaagAGGCGGCGTGGTGAAGAGAGAGAAGGCTCGCTGCCTCCGTTGCACGGCATCCCAGTCTTGCTCAAAGATAACATTGCCACTAAAGATAAGCTCAACACCACCGCCGGATCCTACGCGCTGCTGGGCTCCGTCGTTCGCCGCGACGCCGGCGTCGTGGCGAAACTGCGGAAGGCGGGGGCGATCGTGTTGGGGAAGGCTAGCTTGAGTGAGTGGGCCAATTTTCGATCCTTGGTTGCTCCCAATGGTTGGAGTGGAAGAGGGGGCCAAGGAAag AACCCGTACGTTCTATCAGCCGATCCTTGTGGCTCAAGCAGCGGCTCAGCGATATCCGTGGCCGCAAACATGGCGGCCGTTTCGCTAGGAACCGAGACCGATGGTTCGATCCTATGCCCATCTAGCTCCAACGCCGTAGTCGGCATCAAGCCGACTGTTGGCCTCACCAGTCGAGCTGGAGTGGTTCCGCTTAGTCCTAGACAGGACTCAGTCGG TCCAATGTGTAGGACTGTATCGGATGCGGTTTATCTTCTTGATGTGATCGTGGGCCCAGACCCCGGAGATGATGTAGCCACCGCGAGGGCTTCAAAATACATCCCTCGTGGTGGCTACGCACAGTTTCTGAAGCCGGACGGCCTCAGGGGGAAGAGGCTCGGGATAGTGAGGGATCCATTGCTCACCTTTGGTGACGAGGTTGTCGCCCGAACATTTGAGCGCCATCTTGCTACCTTAAG GAAGAAAGGAGCAGTGTTGGTAGACAATTTGGACAATGCCAACATCACCAAAGTCTTTTCTGATGAAAATGGTGAACTGATAGCTTTGTTAGCAGAATTCAAGATAGCCTTGAATTATTACTTGGGTGAATTAGTGACTTCCCCAGTTCGATCCTTGTTGGATGTGATCAGATTCAATGAGAAGAACTCTGATTTG GAAATGATAAAAGAATATGGACAAGAACTTTTCTTGGCAGCTGAAGCAACAAATGGGGTAGAAAAGGAAGTTCTGAGGAATCTGAGCCGGCTGTCAGAATTCGGGTTGGTGAAGACGATGAAGGAGAAGAAGCTTGATGCATTGATTGGTGGAGGGGACATTTCTGTGGTTCTTGCAATAGGTGGATTTCCTGGGATTAGTGTTCCTGCTGCTTATGATAGCAAAGGAGTGCCTGTTGGGATAGTTTTTGGTGGGCTCAAGGGTGCTGAGCCTACTTTGATTGAGATTGCTTATGGATTTGAGCAAGCAACCAAGATTCGAAAGCCTCCCACATTTCTACCTTGA